The genomic stretch GGCGCGCAGTTCGGCTACCTCGTCGGGCAGGCGGGGCGGCGGAAAGCGCAGATTATTGGCGCTCAAGTGCGGCACGGAATACTCCTTCTATCGCGTCAGAATGCGCGGGAAGCCGCCTCGCCGCAACTATGATTAAGCGCCGAATCGCGCCTTAAGCGCCGCCATTTTGCCTTGCCAATCGGCGTTGTTGGTGATGCTGCGGTTGACCAATCCGCGCGGCTCTGCGCCCTTCATGGTCGCGAATACTGCGGCAACATCAGCGGCGCCGATTCCGGCGAAACATTCATCCGTCCAGCACAGGCCATGCGGCGTGAGAATGACGTTCTCAAGCTGAAGCAGTGGATCGTCAGCTTCAGGTGGCTCCGGATCAAAAACATCGAGGCCGGCGCCAGCGATGGCACCAATCTGCAACGCCTTGGTCAACGCCTTTTGATCTACCGTCGGCCCGCGCGATGTATTGATTAGAAAGGCCGTCGGCTTCATCAGGGCGATTAACTCAGCGCTTACGATTTGATAGGTTTCGTCGTTGTACGGGCAGTTGACCGCGAGAACGTCCGACTCTCTTGCCAGCGTCTCTTTGTCGACCATGTGCACACCCAACTCTTTCGCCACGGCGGCGTCGGCATAGGGATCATGGGCGATGAACTTCATATCGAACGGCATCGCCATGCGGAACATCTCGGCGCCGATATTGCCGATCCCCATGGTGCCAAGGGTTTTGCCGACCAGACCGACACCCATATGGTCGATCTTCTTAGCAAAGCCTGCCGGCCCCTGGCGGGTCAGTTTGTCCTTGATCAGGAGCTTGCCGGTGCAGGCCAGCATCAGCGCGATAATCGACACCGCTACCGGCCGGCGCACGCCGTCCGGGGTGATGGTGAGCGCGATGCCGTTATCGGAACAAGCCGCTACATCGACGGTGTCATAGCCG from Pseudomonadota bacterium encodes the following:
- a CDS encoding NAD(P)-dependent oxidoreductase, producing the protein MADNFRIAVSSDFIKPDGSPAFPMFDMTPLDDMANVEWQYLQSRDGPVSAAELAGHDALILLGQRFDRASVPADGRLAHVARFGVGYDTVDVAACSDNGIALTITPDGVRRPVAVSIIALMLACTGKLLIKDKLTRQGPAGFAKKIDHMGVGLVGKTLGTMGIGNIGAEMFRMAMPFDMKFIAHDPYADAAVAKELGVHMVDKETLARESDVLAVNCPYNDETYQIVSAELIALMKPTAFLINTSRGPTVDQKALTKALQIGAIAGAGLDVFDPEPPEADDPLLQLENVILTPHGLCWTDECFAGIGAADVAAVFATMKGAEPRGLVNRSITNNADWQGKMAALKARFGA